Within the Salvia hispanica cultivar TCC Black 2014 chromosome 4, UniMelb_Shisp_WGS_1.0, whole genome shotgun sequence genome, the region atattatatatatagtagatCTTACAAAAAATCATCGATAATCATGGTGTGTATATTCTTACTTTGAACTTTGAAGGTGACTTGGGTTAAGTCCCTGTGAAAAGGGACCCCATTAACGTGTTAAATTGTGTGtttataattatagaaaaagggtgcattctttttattttacccaATCCTTTGTCTTGTCAAGATCGACTATATCTTTAGGGGTTATTTGGTTAGTTGGAAAATAAAGTCTATTAAATCAACACTCTTCAATACCAATTTCAACAGCTTCACAAATCAGACTTTCTTGAGGAAGCGTAgttaatagtagtaacatcgaatttttattaaaattcatatcggTCAAATGCGacatgcaaaataaaaaattaattgaactcAATGAgaaccttttttttcatttatttaagttttatgGCTTGgaacaattattttaaacttGTATATAAAGGCACCATATGTTGTAATGGAATGAGAAGGACTAGAGGCAGAAAATTAATTGGCGTagtcatttaattaaatttaatgatcattaatttaatttgactgGAATTCAACTGGCAACTGTAAGGTTTCTCCGTTAGTATATATtgcaaaatggtaaaatgttCACGACCTTTTATACCATCATCATTGCAACTTTCAATCTGTTGCACTTTAttgtatactttttttttttcttattattttattttcaatttactgccgataaattatgtgattcaCAATCTAAGCGCCAATTTTGAGTCACAGttccaatttttaattatctcGTCTTTTTAGTCCTTTTGGCATTTTTTACCCAAGAGCAATTTAGAGATCGGTACGAATTTAGTCTTTCAACTAtgcaataatattaaattaaatgcaaCCCTCattctttaaaatattttcacataaCTCTGACTGTTAATGTAATATTGTTGGAGGAATTTTtccactattttaatttttttgaccTTGTTGGTATTTTTTGATCCGATCAACATTTTTGTACATATTATTCACTCTTGTTtcatcttatttcacttttctattttattctttctacttttttctttctgttccttgatataatttattacctACATACTTAACACGCTAAACATCTacttatttcttaaatttcgtgctaaaatgaaatgtctcaCCTATGAAAGAACGGATGATCAAGTATCTATTTTTAGGTTTCTTCTAAAACAAATCTAAGCCACtacaaatttcataaataaaaatagatatatattggatagagaatattctttaaagTTTTAGTTCAGTGGAATAGTTGAAgtaaaatttctaaatttgaatttagcaTAAGTTGTTGAAAATGCTCTAATGTAAAAAGCATGAAAATGAGGTCGCTATtaaaatttcctttttaaaatactactccgtaCGTAGTAATTTGGATTGTATTGGTATTAAGATTATACAACTCTTGGCTATTGATGTTTAAAAACTCGTTCAAGATTCAAACTTTTGAATGCCTAAACAAAGAGAGTgagaattttttaaagaaatccgagttgataatttataaaaagccaaggaaatttcataaatggaaAACTAATACTGATGGTGATACCTTCGAatctgaaaaaagaaaataaaaaagagatagtacaaaataagatatggtAAGAAACGAcaaatatgtttaaattaaTAGCCGAAAATTGGCATTTGGGAGGCAGCTTCGAATGCATCCACATGGCATGTTAGCATATGCATTGATCTAACTCAAATTTTGTTGGTGTTTTAGCCTGCATAACCTCATTATAATTCTGTTTTCTTTTGAGGCCTTAATATGCtctcaaattaaaatacaacAGAAACATATACTAATTCTCACATTGCACGAAAAGTTTGTCTCTCCAACAATGAATATACATATTGATTATATTACTACAATAATTCATATTTCCACGTTGAACGCTTGAGACAATActaaatagtattaattacaattacaatatttacGGCTTCGTATTTACATATTTAGATATTCGTGGTTGgtgatttaattagaattgtcttatggagtagtattaatttatcaacCATAACATATATTTCAAGTAGGATATAAGTTAGTGCTAATAGATGATTCAGTTGTCATGTTTACTCATCTCCATGGACTATGTTTATTAAATCTCTTGTTCaaatatactctctctctccataaataagagtctcatttttcattttagacgctgttcatttttactataaatggtaagagagtctcacattccactaactttgtttcatccatttttcttaataaagtGTTGAATTGAATCGTACCAGTCTCTACTGGGGGTTATTACTCATTTTTGTACTtgctgttttatttttcaattattttcccAGAATGTATCCTAATTTTTGGCCTAATTCTTCTTCTGATGATCGATTCAACCTCTGATCAAAAAGATATACCTTGGTTATATTTCATCTCTTCAACAAGTTTTCCATGAGATGGGAAATGCAAAGTATTAGTCCCACATGAAGTTTGTGAATAAGTGATTGTCTGATAATGAGCAAGGAATACCCGTCTTTCTGCTAAAGAGGATGTATTGAACTCATAATTCAATTGATACTTTTTATaacattaatttcttaaaatccgtactACCAAGAAATGAAACTCATAATAGTGGACATAGGGtgtaatttttcaaaagttcgATCTATGAAAATGTATCTTAGTCCATCTCCATGGTACTAAAATTACAATGTACTTATCTAATGATTATGCATCTCACTCCAGTTCATGTGATTAAGTTAAAAGTACTAAACCAATCCCATTTCTTGCTTATCtgatactactattttactagtattatcttatttaatgAATGTAACGCTGCTTAAATTGATCATTGTCGTTATAAAATTTACGTTGTATATACATACATTCCAAGGTTGGGAAGCCCTTCCCTTTGAAAAATCCAAAATGCATGTGTAGTCGGCGGCCATATCTTCAGAAACTGACAATCATAAGATTAGATGATAAGAACGTCATATTCCGCcaaatatactataattatcCAAGGCGGCGATGATTATGTATATGTTTGTTTACAATAAACTATGATAGACGGCGATTATTATAATTAggactttttggttttggcATTATATTTGAGAGgctaaattcaaaattatagatagcttttagtttaaaatccaaataataataaaatagaatatcttTTAAATGCACAATAGTACATGCACAACACACGCAGaacttaaaatatataaaaaatttacataacataaattcaatttctatatcatgaatttgagtataaaattactacAAAGATATGGATTTGGGTATGAAATTGAGAGGCCTCAAACATTCATGCATGACTGCTCTATATTCAGACAATCACTCATGCCTAAATTCAATTcctatataataaatttgagtAGAGATTTATCATAACGGTATGAATGTGAGTGATTGCACTTTTAATGTACCCACAACTCATGTTATATTTTTGCATCGCGTTAAATCAACGGAATAGATACAATTGACAATTGTAAAAGTGATTGCACGTACAATAGAACCACAACTATATTAATAGTACCGACCAATATTATGCATAGAGTTCAAAATTTCATCTCTCATTAAGTTTTCATGAAGATACAGATCAGTGACgatgtttaaatattctacataatgatactaacttttttttatatatatatattttctgtAATTAAGAAGGATATATATTACACATTCAAAGGTTGACATATTGTAATCTGAATctccaaaataataatttagaacATGTAACCAAATTGTAAAGAAGACTCTTATCATTTTAAGTGTGAATTAATAAGTCCAATATCTGATGTCATAACTTGGATAGCCATTCTTTCTGCGCGATAATCCTTCCAAACGAATCCAAAGCCTCTTCCTAGTTGTAAAACATATCCTATCATGTGTTATTTAGTCTTAGAAGTTTCttagtatttcttaatcacAGTAGTATATAACATATGTCACGTGTCATTCACTCACATGTTACTTTATCTAGAGTAAAGGCTAAATGTGGTCTTAAACATAtgaccgttttatcaatttgatcatgaacattatctttttaattatttggtccctcacaaatgaACTCGGACCGAAATCGGTCCTAAATTGACAGAACCGTTAAAAGTAACGGTCAAACATGTGTTTAGCCGAttttaaccaaattaaatatttttatcagattttttatttatttcaaatttaaaaattattattctaaaataatttaaattaaaaattaaaacctcCTCCTCCAAACTCAACAGCCTGCCGCTGCTGTCATCGgccaccgccgccgctgcGCTGACCGCCGTCGCCGTCGGGAGGtaagattatttaattttcaacttCGTAAAACAAGTTTCTAAGTTAGAAACTTGTTTCATCCGCCCCCAAATCGGAGCTCCTCAAGGAGGTGAACTCCACAACGGTCGTCCTCCCTCCGTCATCGCCGCTCCGACGCCACGCCGGCGGTACTCCGATGGTTCAGGCATCCGTCGGCTGAGGTGCATCTCCAATTCAAAGAGATCCTCCCCTAAATCGACCAAATCGGAAATCCCCAAATTTCATACTATTCAAATCCGCTGCCTTCGTCGCCGGTCACCACCAGTGGTCGTTGCCCCACCCTCACCGGACATCACCGTCGCTCAGCCGCTGCCGCTGCTCCGCGGCGATTTCGTGTCGCCGTTGTTGGGAGAGCACAACCGCAACCTTCATGCCGTCAGCCACCGCCGTCGCCGTCCCGGCTACTGCTCGCTCTCGATTAGAACACCGTCGCTGGTCAGGGGCACCATCGCGGTCTACGATGCCGCTGCTGCACCGTCGTAAGTCTGGTAGAGCCGTCGCCGCCGTTGAGCTGCCGGACAGAAACTTCAAAGTTAGAAGCCGTGGGCTGTTGAGTTTGGAGGAGgaggttttaattttttactttaaattattttagaataataatttttatatttgaaataaataaaaaatctgataaaaatatttaatttggtcaaaatcggctAAACACCTGTTTAACCGTTACTTTTAACGGTTCTGTCAATTTAGGACCGATTTCGGTCCGAGTTCATTTGTGAgagaccaaataatcaaaaagataatgttcaggaccaaattgataaaacgaccatatgtttaggaccacatttggcctttactccTTTTTCTATCAATATGTGCGAATTTTTTCGTAAACCAGtgaacataatattttaaaaagtagtactcccttcgtcccataatagatgccACACTTGGAGattgacacgagattttaggagaagTTGTTTTGTGTTaagttgagagagaaaataatatatttatattaatgtgagagagaacttttatcaaaaaaagaaatgtgacaccttttgtggaacaaactaaaaaggaaagtgtgacatttattatgagacggagggagtactaattactccctccgtcccgctttaggagtcccggttgatcaattttgggcgtcccgctttaggagtcccggttgagataaattaataaaaaatgcctacaaagtgttaatgtgggtcccaacatccactacaactaataaaaaagtgttaaaagtgggtcccaacatccactaaaacatttatttattggacactcaattaaaagtgggtcccaacatccactacaatatttatttacacacttaaacacttttttcttaaaacatgtgtccgactcaaccaggactcctaaaacgggacggagggagtactagtatatgtAGATATGTTATTGcattgaatcgtgtgcctACTTTTGGGATtagaaagaaattttttttctagctCTCCTTGTACAAATCTAGACCAAATTCTTTGGGTACTTCGTAACGTTGGGACATTCATCTTCATCCACATCTGGATCTATTGTAATTATCAAGATGAGAATATGTTAGAAGATCTAAGATCGAGTCAACAGTCTtaacgtggagaaggcgcaagcacGTCGGTTCTTCGGAGAATCAAAAGATATTCATTttaatcacatttaattttgcgTATTTTATGTGAACTAGTAttaacccacgtgcgatgcacgacggaatatttttaatcatacaatttaaaattattaattaattaattaaaataaaaaatataactatataagattaaaaatagaaaaatatactataaataacaaatcaataaatatactccattatttaCAATGGAACCAAGACAAACACAACACAGTTATTTGGACAATGAAGAAGGAGTATCAAGTGTTgatacttttgaaaaatatgtttaaaacaataattcatatttctctactgaaaaatgtaaatcacaaaatatgtatgcggtactctaactattgtaAGAAATATTGGGATAAAATTCTTTAGTCAAGAATGTTACAATTCTTCCCTCTCTAAGAATTGTAAGAAATATTGGGATAAAAAAACAACAGTacatgaaatggaaattacaataaaaaatataaaataaaatgaactcTAAGTCTAGTTGAGAAAACCCCTCTTTCAGCAATACAAATTACATTACGGTTAGTGCTCTCAGATTGACGTATTATCCCTAAAGATGAAATACTCCTAACGTACATAACATCTCAAACCCGCTAGGCAGAGATAAACTTGATGGGGCTCCAAAAATTGAGTAATACAATGTTCCTAAAATGTACAATAATATGTTGAGAActtgagagagaatggagaaTGATTTTGTTAGTGTGTGATTCATCCACAACTCTATGCCATTTATAGGCACAAAATTAGTCCATGAGAGatcatgaaattaaaacaacataattataaaattaagacaatatagattacaaaatttaacttttcttattatttttgttgttaataGCCATTGATTATTTCttattatgaataaatgaGTTTCAATGCGGATTTGTTTAGTCCACCTGGTGATTAATGGCCATTACTTCACACTGCATACAtgcaataattattttaccttccaaattcaaaacttaTAAGCACGTCCCcttccaaattcaaaacttaTAAGCACGTCCCCTTTAAATGTGATAAATAAGTGTTacaaaactgaaaattaaatttaaaaattgattagtgGTCAAAGCTGACacgtttttttaatataatgtagGTAGGGTAATATTAATTGTGGAAGTTAAATGTAGAATCATaaaagatgtttttttttcttataatgatatattgattatgcacttttataaatattcaaattgaagctcacaatttataaatatttcaaaaaatggtccaaaactcaccttttatatatgtatagatactATTTAGACCAAAATAATCTGAATATATTAGTCTAAATAATATTCAGATTTGATAAAACGCCTTTGTTTTTTGGCCACCTACATGATCCAACTAGACATACATTCGTTTCGCTTTTGCAGAAATCATCAATTTTGAGAAATcaacaacacaacaaaattCATGTAATTAAGTTTTAAGGTTTGTGAGAACATCTAAAACTTGACCAAagttaataatattagtatattgctataggaaataaattaagacGTGTAATTGGATGTGTAATAGTTGAAAAGGTAGGTTACCATTTAAGTGGTAACATATAATGCTAATTAATAATGGCTTTCACTCCAATCTCACTCTATCAATACTAGTTTATGtaaaaattggatttttaaaattttaccccaaaAGAGAACGAACAAAAGCccatcaaaatcaatcaaattatCCATGTGCAACACTTTGCATAAATAATCACAATTGATATTTGGATCTAGAGCCACCATTTTTCTTcgcatagtagtagtactataattttattttggtcaaaatctgTTAGATTTTCTTGTATTCATCTAATGAGCGCAACGGAAATTGCATACAAGAATAACAGATctagattcataatcatattgcaagttgagcatgtaaaacacaacggaactaaatcttacttgttgtgttgttttcttcTGCGATTGAATCCTGCAAGTTGAATCCACTACTATCGAGGTCCACGTGCAATCCAATCCGATGCAGGAACTATCCCGGTACAATTGCTCCGTAGAAGAATGCTAGAAATTCTCTCTACAAAGCTTTacgtattttctctctaatgttaCGCTATTTCTCATGCCCCACAATGGAGAATAAATAACCATTATATAGATGAAGAGTCACTAGGGTTCCACGATTGTTGGGCTTATGGACTAATATAATTGTAGcccaactataattaattaatccatattAATCTAATTCTAGCCCATTTCCTTTCAATCTCCCACTTGGACTAACATTAGATATAATACGCAGCTCCAACTTTGTACCCTTGAGCGGATCAAAATACACATATAGTGTGACCCTTTAGGCCCTCATTATCGACGACGATCTAATCAAAGTCTGCACAAAACTCCTAGACTACGTTGGCAGCGTAGCTCGATATATGAAGGACGTTTATGTGAATTCGGTAAACAAGCCTTTACATAAAGTTTATAGTAATATCCTTTCATTCACGAACCACCCGATTGAGCCTAAGATTTGCTATGTGTCATCCAAATAGCTCAATCACTTTATCtcatctttattaaatgacCCATTCGAtcatattcaattactttaaTCGAATATATCTTTGCATTGGCCAATGACTTAATGGTCAAGTAATATAAAGAATTTGAGTGTTCTCTCAAAATTCTAATCGAGGAATGAATCTCATTCTTGGCTCAActaccattttcatttatcttatGATATACCCAACACAGGTCCGTGTCTCAATCCTCCTTTGGGAGGCAAAGCGTTGGACAAGATCAAAGCACACcactcaacaaacaaaatgtgtAATGACCTCAGATCCAAGGACTATTACATACTTCATGCACTAATAAACTGTAGACACTTGacaaaacaatttaatagTAGGGTATACCAATACTCTCCAAAGTATACCATGGGTCCATCACGAATATCTGATATCTCATAGTTGTGAGAACAACTACATTCTCGAAGAATGTGATGCAAACTCCATGCTAACCTATAACATATCATCAATATCCCATTTTTTATGATCATTGGTTAGGgctattttagaattatactATATCTTTAATGTCTCACCCCATTAACGACAGTCATAATTCAAGGGAACAAATATTAAGAATAAAGGCAAACATTTAAAACAATCATTCCAATAAGTGCACAAAACccatagaaaattaaattttcatagaATGTGATCAAGTAATATTGTCTCAACACAAAATGTTTCTAAGACATATAAAACTTTAACTCCCACTGATTCAAAGCCATCTACCAAAATGCTTAACACCTAAGCTCTCAAAGTGCTTGTTGTGTTTTGCTATACATAACGGTTTAGTGAAAGGATCAGCTAAATTATCATCAGTGGGTactctttctaattttatgtcgcctctttcaattatttctcTGATCAGATGATATCTTCTGGGAACATGTTTGTTCCTGTTCGTAGCTCTGGGTTCTTTTGCTTGCGCAACAGCACCAGTATTGTCACAGTACAAAGGTATTGCACTACTGGCACTCGGAACGACACCCAGTTCCTTAACGAACTCTAACAAAGCAACAACTTCTTTGGTAGCTTCAGATGCAACAATATACTCGGCTTCGGTGGTGGAATCGGCAGTTGTACCTTGTTTGGAACTATTCCAACTCACTGCTCCACCATTGAGGATAAAAACATATCCAGACTGAGACTTATAGTCGTCATGGTCTGTTTGGAAACTAGCATCAGTATACCCAGTAACTGATAACTCTGGTTGTCCACCATAGACTAAGAAATATTCTTTAGTCCTTCTAAGGTACTTAAGAATAGTCTTAACAGTTTTCCAATGTTCCTCACCGGGATTTTGCTGAAATCTGCCTGTCATGCTAAGCGCATAGGCCACATCTGGCCTAGTAGATATCATGGCATACATAATAGATCCTATAGCCGAAGCATATGGGATCCTCTTCATGTTGTCTCTTTCTTTGTCATTAGAAGGACAATCCTTCTTTGACAATACAATGCCATGTCCCATAGGAAGAAAACCTTTCTTAGAATTCTCCATTGAGAAGCGCCTTAACAACTTGTCTATGTAAGTGGATTGTGATAATCCTAACATCCTATTTGGTCTATCTCGATAGATCTTAATTCCAAGGATATAGGAAGCATCACCCAGATCCTTCATCATAAAGGATCTAGACAACCACTCTTTCACGGATTGCATCATGGAACGATCGCTTCTGAAAAAATCAAACGATTTGATTGTTCtgtcaaaacaaatattccaACTCCTCGAAGCTTGCTTAAGTCCATAAATGGACTTCTTTAGCTTGCACACTGCATTCGGCCTTTCTTTCGATACAAAACCTTCAGGTTGTGTCATATAGACATCGCCTTCTAATTCTCCATTTAGAAATGCGGTTTTGACATCCATTTGCCAAATGTCAAAGTTGTAGTATGCAGCTATTGCAAGTAATATCCTAATGGACTTGATCTTAGCAACTGGCGAAAAGGTTTCATCATAGTCAATGCCTTCGCGTTGACTATAACCCTTTGCCACTAACCTAGCCTTGTAGGTTTGTACTTTGCCATCTGacatctctcttctttttgaaGATCCATTTGCAGCCTATAGGGTAAATCCCATCTGGCAAGTCAACTAGTTCCCAGACTAAGTTGAAGTACATCGAGTCCATTTCAGATATCAAGGCTTCAAGCCACTTCTCTCGATCGGTGTCTGACACCGCCTCGGTATAGGTCTTAGGCTCATCGTCATCTAAATCAACTTCATCATCTTGGTTCTCAACCATTAGATTCAGTCTCTCAGGTGGACGACGAGTCCTTCTAGGCCTATTGAGTTGGTTTTCTTCTGGCTCGGGCTGTTCATTCTGAATGTGAGTAGGTTCAGGAATATCACTATGATCTTCTTGAGGTAGAGGTGATGCAACTATTGCATCATCTTGTCTTTGATGCTTCTCATCTCTTCATGATGGAGGCAAGGTTTCTGAGCATGTGCTGAAAATGATTGGTTTGATTGAGAGGTTAGCATCGATTGGAACGGTGCTCCCCGCAAATGTCTCAACAAATCTAATTCTTCAGTCTCTTCCTAGTAGTTTTGAGAATTTCATTGTGAATTTCAACATGAACAACACGAAGGTTGGGCTGCCAGAGTTGCACAACATGCTTAAGACTTATGAGTCTTCCACTGCTAAGGTCAAATCTGTGCTCATGGTGAGCTCTTCTGCGAAGTCTTCCAAATGGAAGAATAAGCAGCaacagaagaagaaaacatctAAGGATGTTGTTCTAAAGCCTAAGAGTGGAGGGGCTAAGAAGAAGTCGAAATCATCAAAGGATGAGTGTCTTTTCTGTCATGAGAAGGGACATTGGAAGAGAGACTGCCCAAAATTCAAGGCACTTGGTGCAGAAAGTGGGAGCTCAGGTATGTTTGTCATTGAGATAAATATGTCTATGAATAATTCACAATCTTGGGTATTAGATACAACTTGTGGCTCACAAATTTGTAATTATGTGCAGGGTCTAAGTGACTGCAGGAAAGTGAGGCCTGGGGAAGTTGATTTGCGTGTTGGGAATGGAGCAAGAGTTGCTGCCGAATGCGTGGGGACTTACAGATTGGATCTTCCCTCAGGACATAGACTAGAATTGTTCAATTGTTATTTCGTTCCAGTTATTTCTAAGAATATTATTTCCATTCCGATGTTAGACATTGAAGGTTTTTCCTTCCATTTTGCAAACAGCAGATGCTCGTTTTCTTTTAATGGATTGTTTTATGGAAATGCCACTCTTGAAAATGGATTATATATGCTTGAATACAAACGAAATATTCTCAATGTGCAAAACAAAAGACCTAAGCTATGTAATACGAATAATGCAACTTATCTATGGCATTGCAGACTTGGTCATATTAATGAGAAAAGAATAGCAAGATTGAGAAAGTTAGactatctcacttcatttgATTTAGAATCATACGGAGCTTGTGAATTCTGTCTCAAAGGAAAAATGACAAGTAAACCATTTTCTGGGAAAGGGGTGCGTGCTAAGGATTTGCTAGAGTTAATTCACACAGATGTGTGTGGACCGTTTCCAACTCAAGCAAGAGGTGGTTATTCGTACTTCATAACTTTTACTGATGATTTGTCAAGGTATGGATATGTGTATCTTATGAAACATAAATCCGAGGCCTTCGAGAAATTTAAAGAGTTTAAGTGTGAAGTTGAGAAACAACTTGGGAAAAGTATCAAGACTCTTCGATCAGATCGAGGAGGGGAATACTTGAGCCGAGAATTTCTTGATTACTTGAAGTCACATGGAATCCAGTCAGACTGGACACCTCCTGGTACACCTCAAATGAATGGAGTATCTGAAAGGAGAAATCGAACATTATTAGATATGGTTCGATCCATGATGAGCTTCGCCAGTCTCCCTTTATTCCTATGGGGTCATGCCTTACTAACGGCTATTTACATTCTAAATAGGGTTCCCTCTAAATCAGTCGAGAAAACACCATATGAGTTATGGTGTGGCAAGAAAGCAAGTCTTAACCATATCCGGACCTGGGGTTGTCCAGCTTTtgttaagaaaatgatgactAATAAATTGGAAACTAAAAGTGagaaatgttattttgtgggATATCCTAAAGAAACTAAAGGATATGAATTCTACTGCCCTGGAGATCACAAGGTGATAATCTCTAGGAATGTGACGTTTCTTGAAGACAATTATGTCTTAAAGGAACAAGGTCACAATATTGTAGAtcttgaagaaattcaagaaccaCAAGATAACATTGAGGATGAGGTATTGTCAAATGGTTTGAACAATAACTTAGTGGGAGTTTTTGATGATCTATTGGGAGGGGAAATTACTATTAGAGGAGACCTTAGAGGGACTCTCGAAGAACCTCCTCAAGACAATGAGATGCATCAAAGACAAGATGATACAATAGTTGCATCACCTCTACCTCAAGAAGATCATAGTGATATTCCTGAACCTACTCACATTCAGAATGAACAGCCCGAGCCAGAAGAAAACCAACTCAATAGGCCTAGAAGGACTCGTCGTCCACTTGAGAGACTGAATCTAATTTGTTGAGACATTTGCGGGGAGCACCGTTCCAATCGATGCTAACCTCTCAATCAAACCAATCATTTTCAGCACATGCTCAGAAACCTTGCCTCCATCATGAAGCTTGCACTTGAAGAGATCGCGAAGTATCTCATACTCCATAGTTTGAGCTTGTGAAGCATACAAACTCTCCAAGTGTTTAAGAATCTCATATGGAAGCATGTGCTCATGTTGTCTTTGAAGTTCCAAACTCATGGATGACAACATGATGCACTGAGCATCATTTGCATTTTCAACATGTTTCTCATGAGCAGCAGCGTCAAACGTAGCAAACTCAGTGGATTCCTTACTGGGAACGACACCAA harbors:
- the LOC125220982 gene encoding secreted RxLR effector protein 161-like, giving the protein MKRIPYASAIGSIMYAMISTRPDVAYALSMTGRFQQNPGEEHWKTVKTILKYLRRTKEYFLVYGGQPELSVTGYTDASFQTDHDDYKSQSGYVFILNGGAVSWNSSKQGTTADSTTEAEYIVASEATKEVVALLEFVKELGVVPSASSAIPLYCDNTGAVAQAKEPRATNRNKHVPRRYHLIREIIERGDIKLERVPTDDNLADPFTKPLCIAKHNKHFESLGVKHFGRWL